A window from Agrobacterium tumefaciens encodes these proteins:
- a CDS encoding MFS transporter, with translation MLQKSTSPGAFDRQAYLIALLVFIAGSTNAAIVPFIGFYIIQVLGHPPATLGLYSVTAALASIIASRIYGERVDAGVRVRPLLLLSVAGAFVAAAAASFGHLALLVAVTATGMGLSNAATTLVFSYGRYHGRVEALDTIAYNAFLRMMVSLAWMLLPAAAFLIVDFAGAKAVFVNAMLMAAIWGALALAIVPRSQTCPMERRNEGTGEGAPNLPLLMAAAASFCMSFAHALCASALPVFLVREVGLPDYAPGLSLSVKCAMEVLLILLAPRIMRRVSARLLLSGAAVTAIIAFNIIASVKTLPAMLVGAAIEGAYYGLFAGTCLTFVQGFARGRTARATALYMNSIFLAALFAVPLMGFVSQYASFGTSIRLASAGAGAALLLLFLTRRQVAE, from the coding sequence ATGCTACAGAAAAGCACGTCGCCGGGCGCTTTTGATCGTCAGGCCTATTTGATCGCGCTGCTGGTTTTCATCGCCGGCAGCACCAATGCCGCCATTGTGCCGTTTATCGGTTTCTACATCATACAGGTGCTTGGCCATCCGCCGGCTACGCTCGGTCTTTATAGCGTGACGGCGGCGCTCGCCTCGATCATCGCCAGCCGCATCTATGGCGAGCGGGTGGATGCCGGTGTGCGGGTTAGGCCGTTGCTGCTGCTGTCCGTCGCCGGGGCCTTTGTGGCAGCGGCTGCCGCCAGTTTCGGGCATCTGGCGCTGCTGGTGGCGGTAACCGCGACGGGTATGGGGCTTTCCAACGCGGCCACAACGCTTGTCTTCAGTTATGGGCGTTATCACGGACGGGTCGAGGCGCTCGATACCATCGCTTATAATGCTTTCCTCAGAATGATGGTGTCGCTGGCATGGATGCTGTTGCCGGCCGCCGCCTTTCTGATCGTCGATTTTGCCGGCGCAAAGGCCGTATTCGTGAATGCGATGCTGATGGCGGCCATCTGGGGCGCGCTCGCGCTGGCCATCGTGCCGCGCAGCCAGACCTGCCCGATGGAGCGGCGCAATGAAGGGACTGGAGAGGGCGCGCCCAACCTGCCGCTGCTGATGGCGGCGGCGGCGAGTTTCTGCATGTCCTTTGCCCATGCGCTGTGCGCCTCGGCTTTACCGGTGTTTCTGGTGCGTGAGGTGGGCCTGCCGGATTATGCGCCGGGCCTGTCGCTCAGCGTCAAATGCGCCATGGAAGTCCTGCTTATCCTGCTTGCACCGCGCATCATGCGCCGGGTCAGCGCACGGCTGCTTCTGAGCGGTGCGGCGGTGACGGCGATCATCGCCTTCAACATCATTGCTTCGGTAAAAACTCTGCCGGCCATGCTGGTCGGTGCTGCGATCGAAGGGGCCTATTACGGCCTTTTCGCCGGCACCTGCCTCACCTTCGTGCAGGGCTTTGCCCGAGGACGCACTGCGCGGGCGACGGCGCTCTACATGAATTCGATCTTTCTTGCGGCACTTTTTGCCGTGCCGCTGATGGGGTTCGTATCGCAATATGCAAGCTTCGGCACCTCGATCCGGCTGGCTTCCGCCGGCGCCGGTGCGGCGCTGCTACTGCTCTTTTTGACGCGGCGGCAGGTGGCGGAATAG
- a CDS encoding outer membrane protein, which translates to MLKQSFLALAALGVLSSIAVAADAVSDVPAAPVVEDVAPAFSWGGFYAGVSGGYGWERVTASVDGETVKGNFNGGRFAGFTGYNFEVAPSVILGGEADVGYAWGNKTVDGDKVSAGLNGSVRLRAGYAFDRALIYTAGGYTATDSEVKSDAFGKSSRVLHGWTVGAGVDYAFTDNVFGRLEYRYNDFGKETYTIAGESFRGGLSDHVVNVGLGVKF; encoded by the coding sequence ATGTTGAAACAATCATTTCTCGCCCTCGCCGCGCTCGGCGTTCTTTCCAGCATAGCCGTTGCCGCTGACGCCGTGAGCGATGTTCCGGCTGCGCCGGTCGTCGAAGATGTTGCACCTGCCTTCTCCTGGGGCGGCTTTTATGCTGGTGTTTCGGGTGGCTATGGCTGGGAGCGCGTAACGGCGTCAGTCGATGGCGAAACCGTTAAAGGAAACTTCAACGGTGGGCGTTTTGCAGGCTTTACCGGTTATAACTTCGAGGTAGCCCCGTCCGTCATTCTTGGCGGTGAGGCCGATGTCGGTTACGCTTGGGGCAACAAAACCGTTGATGGTGATAAAGTATCCGCGGGTCTAAACGGTTCGGTTCGCTTGCGTGCGGGCTATGCCTTCGACCGTGCCCTGATTTACACTGCAGGTGGTTACACGGCGACGGATAGCGAAGTGAAGAGCGACGCATTCGGCAAAAGCAGCAGGGTACTTCACGGCTGGACTGTTGGCGCAGGTGTGGACTATGCCTTCACCGATAATGTCTTTGGTCGGTTGGAATATCGCTATAACGACTTTGGCAAAGAGACTTACACAATTGCCGGCGAATCTTTCCGCGGCGGTCTTAGCGACCATGTTGTCAACGTCGGCCTTGGCGTGAAGTTCTGA